A DNA window from Andrena cerasifolii isolate SP2316 chromosome 16, iyAndCera1_principal, whole genome shotgun sequence contains the following coding sequences:
- the Ragc-d gene encoding ras-related GTP binding C/D yields the protein MDDDDQYQAGYDVGSFPKDFGYAPFDGETEGSIDPLSGEQKPRILLMGLRRSGKSSIQKVVFHKMSPNETLFLESTNKIIKDDISNSSFVQFQIWDFPGQIDFFDPTFDSDMIFGGCGALVFVIDAQDDYMEALNKLHLTVTKAYKVNQAIKFEVFIHKVDGLSDDCKMETQRDIHTRANDDLADAGCDQIHLNFHLTSIYDHSIFEAFSKVVQKLIPQLPTLENLLNILISNSAIEKAFLFDVVSKIYIATDSSPVDMQSYELCCDMIDVVIDVSCIYGLREDLEAAAFDSQSSSLIKLNNGTILYLREVNKFLALVCILREDNFDRQGVIDYNFLCFRKAIQQVFELRNKALASTNVNNHSTPPVNANETSNAPTISQGGAMGQNGTVVIAQS from the exons ATG GATGATGATGATCAGTATCAAGCTGGTTACGATGTAGGCTCCTTTCCTAAAGATTTTGGGTATGCGCCGTTCGATGGAGAAACAGAAGGATCGATAGATCCTTTATCAGGGGAACAAAAACCTAGGATACTTTTAATGGGTCTCAGGAG GAGTGGAAAATCGTCTATACAAAAAGTAGTCTTTCATAAGATGTCACCGAATGAGACATTGTTCTTGGAAAGCACAAATAAGATTATTAAGGATGACATAAGTAACTCTAGCTTTGTTCAGTTTCAAATTTGGGATTTTCCAGGACAAATTGACTTCTTTGATCCTACTTTTGACAGTGACATGATATTCGGTGGTTGCGGAGCATTGGTCTTTGTTATCGATGCTCAAGACGATTATATGGAGGCACTTAATAAGCTCCACTTAACAGTTACAAAAGCGTATAAAGTTAACCAAGCGATAAAATTTGAAGTGTTCATACACAAGGTGGACGGTTTGTCCGACGATTGTAAAATGGAAACCCAAAGAGACATACATACGAGAGCGAACGATGATCTCGCGGACGCTG GGTGCGACCAAATCCATCTGAATTTCCATTTGACGTCCATATACGATCACAGCATATTTGAAGCGTTTAGTAAAGTTGTTCAGAAATTAATACCGCAGTTACCAACGCTAGAAAATTTGCTTAACATACTCATATCG AATTCTGCGATTGAGAAAGCATTTCTATTTGATGTGGTATCAAAAATTTATATCGCAACCGATAGTTCCCCTGTAGATATGCAAAGTTATGAGCTGTGCTGTGATATGATTGATGTTGTTATTGACGTATCCTGTATATATGG TTTGAGAGAGGATTTGGAGGCCGCAGCATTCGATAGTCAGAGTTCCAGTTTAATCAAACTGAATAACGGAACGATTTTATACTTAAGGGAAGTTAATAAGTTCTTGGCTCTAGTCTGTATTTTACGCGAAGATAACTTCGATAGACAAG GTGTAATCGATTACAACTTTCTTTGCTTTCGTAAAGCCATACAACAAGTCTTTGAGTTGCGCAATAAGGCTCTAGCTTCTACAAACGTTAATAACCATTCGACACCTCCTGTTAACGCGAATGAAACTTCAAACGCTCCTACCATATCGCAAGGCGGAGCCATGGGACAAAACGGTACTGTCGTAATTGCGCAGAGTTAA
- the LOC143377820 gene encoding uncharacterized protein LOC143377820, which yields MADISNSTVFTNDASSTGASDLLQQAFQQVVDNDDHESEFVAFLQNDDNDSETIHLTPEQAAALGLTFEVNSGEEVMYHIDQDNTVPHLQESLSAKDGINVQNHDSLSPPGSITIDQLNYQPEEAQKSGDCDLIKTECIDFQEWHMQKVSQSDQIQDQVLDSDLSLEKIDLASQSHESQQLIEHQNNIIQHGSGTQAIVLEQPKVHAIKADITHIKSIHENDLQYTIEDSVAQSQLHAIPTSQAQILQKLPVILPSSQFILKPAQTILKPAKNIRLLQGSNKLTSATVNSINAVHSLNTNSNPNSMLLSKATILNNLSPQILKATPITAQLLNTTGISAQLLNTSQILAGACEIQNQSVNTSHITSTLVNTTSGAQQNFVTSQIRLSPIVKASQPLQRGNVQQFLTPVLKGASAMLSKPNQILNNSSVATAIPAQLLKSVQIPSQLLKAKAVIGKKTTVMTGLPKTTINSNTPVVLRAASIVKPQDLKAATTTSTSILKPTQISSTPISILKPQTKIAFNNATKQNVTIASQNVANISNHSPNTLQKTPVTQQSATFECAKPVQNETIKQKVNLMVNGTNPKVNKKVKSTPVKPATVVNEPMDTSKPLGSSENPIQIVQQGQTFHSMQRLTPTQLKQIAHVLQQRSQEAAASNEKVVYRVVFPEELDLRIRNPGNLLKNRGGKRGRPKKSAVRPSLLPPKPPPIPDEEQEELKDERKKVVARTRSGRLSRPPRHMVRDYKHLHHLDFLQPDLDDSDGGYSDYNTNNDKLEEEESPKELLTGLEVPKRKISDHFRCPTCNKIYLGRTRMARHFEMHSDHGSPEQLPPPTPEPELKQTTGQDPLKRKGKKRGPWAYVTPEAKSERRQIKLREAISVCEDLEITNIAAKPVLNAQSLFDLLVLKSENNVRNFLAELKQLMGKVREKAGTMLTIANDSDESNKDLIDISEEALCDALGLNPGLYRINNEGLKKVDAPVSTTYENGEPPLKIQKTDNCEDAKENIEERMSSGFSESSDLSVSDFLSDRRTDTVANPTCPEVLSALTLMRRNPSPVDGTECNKSSNVSKLLISNPEIQSQISDNPGFQKVDITLPKISNYQKGEAHKESFTKLGNGLGTSNFCKIEGNYEQSKLDDLEQTFIKLEPIEQGFVKLENGAMEAYAKQDARNFEKMQNGLTTMENGSQNFAKGFQKLVSKIIPMTSSDITCVKTQSAPLDAVSCKIMPATSSCKISDNIPILQDTVPIISSNCDTSIFGSAENLDMSKITQYDHIAHLDILNTSGVIDKNLLIDEKLVEQLHLVDQSNLVDELVSERLKNIMPDNILENNLIPNNSNLDTDLDFDALSEEFNRNTRS from the exons ATGGCAGATATCTCGAACTCCACAGTGTTTACAAACGATGCATCCTCCACTGGTGCTTCCGATCTCCTTCAGCAAGCGTTCCAGCAGGTGGTGGACAACGATGACCACGAGAGCGAGTTCGTGGCGTTCTTGCAGAACGACGACAATGATTCCGAGACTATCCACTTGACCCCGGAGCAAGCGGCGGCCTTAGGGCTAACCTTCGAGGTGAACTCAGGCGAGGAGGTTATGTATCACATAGATCAAGATAATACTGTCCCACACCTGCAGGAAAGCCTCTCCGCGAAGGACGGGATCAATGTGCAGAATCACGATTCCTTATCCCCTCCGGGTTCTATAACGATCGATCAGTTGAACTATCAGCCCGAAGAAGCGCAAAAGTCCGGCGACTGCGATTTGATTAAAACGGAATGCATCGATTTCCAAGAATGGCACATGCAGAAAGTCTCGCAGAGCGATCAGATCCAGGATCAAGTACTCGACAGCGATCTGTCGCTAGAGAAGATAGATTTGGCTAGTCAAAGCCACGAGTCTCAACAACTAATCGAACATCAGAATAATATCATTCAACATGGCTCTGGTACGCAGGCGATAGTTTTGGAGCAACCTAAAGTACACGCGATAAAAGCGGATATCACGCACATTAAGAGTATCCATGAAAATGACCTGCAATATACTATCGAGGATAGCGTAGCGCAAAGTCAACTCCACGCGATACCTACTTCCCAGGCGCAGATACTACAGAAGCTTCCCGTGATTTTACCATCCTCGCAATTTATTCTGAAGCCTGCGCAAACTATACTGAAGCCGGCCAAAAATATTAGATTACTTCAAGGCTCGAACAAACTTACCAGCGCGACAGTTAATTCTATCAACGCTGTACACTCGCTTAATACCAATTCGAATCCCAATTCTATGTTACTGTCGAAAGCTACGATACTGAATAACTTATCGCCACAGATACTAAAAGCTACTCCCATAACTGCTCAGTTGTTAAACACCACTGGCATATCTGCGCAACTGTTAAATACTTCTCAGATCTTAGCGGGCGCTTGCGAAATACAAAATCAGTCTGTCAATACGTCGCATATCACTAGCACTTTAGTAAATACCACATCCGGGGCGCAGCAAAACTTTGTCACTTCGCAAATACGCTTGTCTCCGATCGTAAAAGCATCCCAGCCTCTTCAAAGAGGGAACGTTCAACAGTTTCTAACTCCGGTGCTAAAAGGTGCGTCAGCCATGCTCTCAAAGCCaaatcaaattttaaacaatagcAGCGTAGCGACGGCTATTCCTGCGCAGCTCTTGAAATCAGTACAAATACCTTCTCAATTGCTCAAAGCTAAAGCGGTAATTGGGAAGAAAACAACTGTAATGACTGGCCTACCAAAAACTACGATTAATTCTAATACACCAGTCGTCCTTCGAGCTGCGTCGATCGTTAAACCTCAGGATTTAAAAGCGGCGACGACAACTTCCACGTCTATCTTGAAACCAACACAAATATCTTCGACGCCTATATCCATTCTAAAAcctcaaacaaaaattgcattcaaTAATGCGACTAAACAGAATGTAACTATCGCGAGCCAGAATGTTGCTAACATCTCGAATCATTCACCAAACACTTTGCAAAAGACACCCGTAACACAGCAGAGTGCCACGTTCGAATGCGCTAAGCCAGTACAGAATGAAACTATAAAGCAAAAAGTTAATCTCATGGTAAATGGCACAAATCCTAAAGTAAATAAGAAAGTTAAAAGTACTCCCGTTAAACCTGCGACGGTAGTAAATGAACCTATGGACACATCAAAGCCGCTGGGTTCTAGTGAAAATCCGATTCAAATCGTTCAACAAGGCCAAACATTTCATAG CATGCAACGTCTGACACCAACACAGTTGAAGCAAATTGCTCATGTTTTGCAACAGCGCAGTCAAGAAGCAGCTGCGTCTAATGAGAAAGTTGTGTATAG GGTAGTATTTCCTGAAGAGCTAGATTTGCGAATTCGGAATCCAGGAAATTTACTGAAGAATCGTGGTGGGAAAAGAGGCAGGCCAAAAAAGAGTGCTGTTAGACCTTCCTTACTTCCACCTAAACCACCACCCATTCCTGACGAAGAACAGGAAGAATTAAAG GATGAGAGGAAAAAAGTTGTGGCAAGGACCCGATCTGGCAGACTCTCCCGACCTCCCAGACACATGGTTCGAGATTACAAACACTTGCATCATTTAGATTTCTTGCAACCCGATTTAGATGATTCGGATGGAGGTTATAGTGATTACAATACTAATAATGACAAACTGGAGGAAGAAGAGTCGCCGAAAGAACTACTAACGGGGTTAGAGGTGCCAAAAAGGAAAATATCAGATCATTTCAGGTGCCCTAcgtgtaataaaatatatttgggACGTACTCGCATGGCGAGGCATTTTGAAATGCACTCTGATCATGGCAGCCCTGAACAATTGCCGCCTCCGACACCTGAGCCCGAACTAAAGCAAACTACAGGGCAAGATCCTTTGAAGCGTAAGGGGAAGAAGAGGGGTCCTTGGGCTTACGTTACGCCCGAAGCCAAATCAGAAAGGCGTCAAATAAAATTAAGGGAAGCAATATCTGTATGCGAAGATCTCGAAATAACAAATATAGCTGCAAAGCCGGTACTTAACGCACAATCGCTGTTCGACTTATTAGTGCTAAAGTCTGAGAATAATGTAAGAAACTTCCTGGCTGAATTGAAGCAGTTAATGGGCAAAGTGAGGGAGAAAGCCGGAACAATGCTGACAATTGCTAATGATAGCGACGAATCAAATAAAGATTTAATCGATATCAGTGAAGAGGCACTCTGCGACGCTCTAGGTCTTAATCCTGGCTTGTATAGGATTAACAACGAAGGTCTAAAGAAAGTCGATGCTCCTGTTTCGACAACTTATGAAAACGGGGAACCCCctcttaaaattcagaaaacagATAATTGCGAAGACGCTAAAGAAAATATAGAGGAGCGAATGTCTAGTGGATTTTCAGAAAGTTCTGATCTCAGCGTCTCTGACTTTTTAAGCGACAGAAGGACCGACACTGTCGCAAATCCCACTTGCCCGGAAGTGTTGTCAGCTTTAACATTGATGCGAAGGAATCCCAGTCCCGTGGATGGCACGGAGTGTAATAAATCCAGTAACGTTTCGAAGCTCTTAATTTCAAATCCAGAGATTCAGAGTCAAATCTCAGATAATCCTGGATTCCAGAAAGTGGACATTACTTTACCTAAGATTTCGAATTATCAGAAAGGGGAGGCGCATAAAGAAAGCTTCACGAAATTAGGGAACGGTTTGGGAACATCGAATTTCTGTAAAATTGAGGGTAATTATGAACAATCGAAGCTAGATGATTTAGAGCAAACTTTCATAAAATTAGAACCAATCGAGCAGGGTTTCGTTAAGTTAGAAAATGGTGCTATGGAGGCTTACGCGAAGCAAGACGCTCGGAATTTCGAGAAAATGCAAAATGGTTTGACTACCATGGAGAATGGATCTCAGAATTTTGCTAAAGGGTTCCAAAAGTTGGTGTCTAAAATAATTCCTATGACCTCGTCAGATATAACTTGCGTAAAAACTCAATCGGCACCATTAGACGCAGTCTCTTGCAAGATAATGCCTGCCACTTCTAGTTGCAAAATATCAGACAATATACCTATACTTCAGGATACGGTACCAATAATTTCCAGTAATTGTGATACTAGTATATTTGGCAGCGCAGAGAATTTAGACATGTCGAAGATAACTCAGTACGATCACATTGCACATttagatattttaaatacgagCGGGGTGATAGATAAGAACTTATTAATCGATGAAAAGTTAGTCGAGCAATTGCATCTAGTAGACCAATCGAATTTAGTTGACGAGCTGGTGTCCGAGCGGTTGAAAAACATTATGCCGGATAACATTTTGGAAAACAATTTGATaccaaataattcgaatttggaTACGGACCTCGACTTCGATGCGTTAAGCGAGGAATTTAATAGGAATACCAGAAGTTGA
- the LOC143377845 gene encoding cyclin-dependent kinase 2-interacting protein-like, producing MMTKEQFSPVSKIVSTKSTQGRNLTGSARHVRDLAADVHASVQQWNAAHLQGVTLLRNITQEKQDESYSQSLQEQCDKLEYVCDELDGIVKHLAQVAHQMKVVASLEKRTDKLFATWPTVKFGQVAELIYNAYSNEAKVKRRVFEDVAHRCTESWKMLFLATWVHQPLLPESVATLLESLLIETGHR from the exons ATGATGACCAAGGAACAATTCTCTCCAGTCAGTA AAATCGTGTCTACAAAATCAACGCAGGGAAGAAATTTAACTGGCTCCGCTCGCCACGTGCGAGATTTAGCAGCAGACGTTCATGCGAGTGTGCAACAATGGAACGCGGCTCATTTGCAGGGCGTAACATTGCTGAGGAATATAACCCAAGAGAAACAGGACGAATCCTATTCTCAGAGCCTGCAAGAGCAGTGCGATAAGCTGGAATACGTTTGCGATGAGCTG GACGGGATTGTAAAGCACCTTGCTCAAGTCGCACACCAGATGAAAGTAGTCGCATCTCTGGAGAAACGCACGGACAAATTATTTGCAACATGGCCCACGGTAAAATTTG GGCAAGTCGCGGAATTAATATATAATGCGTATTCTAACGAGGCTAAGGTGAAACGTAGAGTTTTCGAAGACGTAGCGCATCGTTGTACGGAATCGTGGAAAATGTTATTCCTTGCCACGTGGGTACATCAGCCATTATTACCGGAGAGCGTGGCTACTTTATTGGAATCGTTGTTGATAGAAACTGGGCATAGATAG